The Bernardetia sp. ABR2-2B DNA window TGTTGATTGGTTTTGCAGCGCATCATTTTTCAGAATCTAAAAAGATGATTATAAAAATTGCTGCACTAATTGGAGTTTTGATTTTATCTATCGGAATAAGTGTATTTGCTTTTTTAGCTTTTGTTTAACTTCTATTTAGTTTTACAAAAAACTATAAAATTCTTAAATACACGAAATAGTATGCACGCCTAATTTCTATTTTTGCGTTTTTTTTAGTAGTATTATAATCTTAATTAAAAATTACCACAACAGACTACGAAATCTGTTATACATTATAAAAAAATGACAAACCAAACCCTACAAACAAGTTTTGAAACCTTAGCTGTTTCAAGTAAAGATAATATTGTAACTCTACAATTAAATAGAGGAAAAGCAAATCCGATTAATCGCCAAATGATTAGTGATTTACATGCTTTTTTCGAACAAGCAACCAATGATGAGGACGTAAATGGCGTAATCCTCACAGGAAAAGACAAGTTCTTCTCTTCTGGCTTAGATTTGAAACAGCTTTATGCAATGAATGAAGAAGAAGTGAAAGAATTTTGGGTGGCATTTATGAAAATGACAAAAGTAATTGCTTCTTTCCCAAAACCACTTATTGCAGCTATTACAGGACATAGCCCTGCTGGTGGTTGTGTATTGGCAGTTTGTGCAGATTATCGTGTGATGGCAGAAGGAAATTATATTATCGGACTCAATGAAATTCCTGTTGGAATCGTTGTACCGAAAGTAATTTTTGACTTGTATGCGTTTTGGATTGGAAACAAAACAGCTTATCAATATCTTTTGGAAGGAAAGTTAATCAGCCCAAGTGATGCAAAAGAAGTTGGACTAGTTGATGAAGTAGTAGCTGCTGATAAAGTGTTGGCTCACGCAGAAGAAAAAATGGAAGACTACGCCAATTTTGATGGTAAAACATGGTCGTTGAGCAAAACGAATCTTCGTGGAGGAATGCTAGAAGGAATGAACATGGATAATTTGGACGAAATACTAGAGCCAATGCTCAAACAATGGTGGTCGCCAAGAACAAGAAGTATTCTGAAAATGATTGTAGCTTCTTTAACTAAATAAATTTATGTAATTCTACCTCGTTGATGCTCAAATGAAGCCGTCAACGACGGTTTATATCAAAAAAACATATATCATGTGGCAAGAAAAAGACAATAAACTAACAAAAACATTCGAATTCAAGGACTTTAAAGAAGCCTTTTCTTTCATGACTCATGTCGCTTTTTTAGCAGAAGAGCATCAGCATCATCCAAACTGGAGCAATGTCTATAATAAAGTAGAATTTGAACTCACTACACACGACGAAGGAAATACTATTACAGAAAAAGATAGAAAATTAGCAGAGGCTATTGATAAAATTTAATCTTTCTTATCCCATTATCTATTAAAAAAAATCATTTTTGTAGAATAAAAAAAGACCTATCATTTTTTTAATGATAAGTCTTTTTGATTGGAAAAAATTTTATTTACTAGAAATAAAAATTAAGTCTTCCGTTTTTTATACGCTACGACTTTCTTCGCCAACAAGTTCTTCTACTTCTACTTTCGTCTCACGGACTGTATCCTTAATTGTCTCTTCTCGCTCTTCAACTGTTTTTCCAAGTTTTACCTCTTCTATAACACGAGCATCTTTAGAAACAACTGCTTTTTCGGCATGTTCGGTTACTTCTACCTTTCCTTCTTGGAAAGCAGCAAAATCAGCTTCTGTAGCTGGACGATTAATTGGACTGCGCTCTACATAAACATGTTCGGAACGTAAACGTACGTTTTTCTCTACTGGTTTTTCCACCATATAGCTACGTAGTCTTGCTCCACGACCTGTCTCTGTAGTACGTTTACCAACGTGCATTTTTTCTTCAATTACTTTAGCAGATTGTTCTTCTTCTACTTCTCTATAATCTTGATTTCTATCTTTGTTATACATTTCTAAAGAATAATCTTCGTTATTAGCAATTGCTTTTTGATATCTTTCATAATCACTTTCTATATCGATAGCACCCGAATTATTCAAAATGTTTAAAGCTACTTGAGCTTCCTTTTTCGAATCTGCATGTACTGTCAGAAGTGAGTTACGGATAGCTACATCACAATACATTTTTTTACGCTTCTCGTCTTCATCATCTGCAAAGAGATTTTCAAAAAAACGAGTGATTGTATTTTCATTATGATTTTCGTCTTGATAAGTATAATCTTTACCTGCTGGACGTGCTGACAAATCAATACTGTCGGCTTCAATACCATTTTTTGTTAATTGATTGACTGCATATTGTGCTTCTTCTCCTGTTCTGAAAATTCCGATTACTGTGTTACTCATAATATAAGTATGTTAAAAATTAAGTTGAAAAAATAAATTAT harbors:
- a CDS encoding enoyl-CoA hydratase/isomerase family protein, which codes for MTNQTLQTSFETLAVSSKDNIVTLQLNRGKANPINRQMISDLHAFFEQATNDEDVNGVILTGKDKFFSSGLDLKQLYAMNEEEVKEFWVAFMKMTKVIASFPKPLIAAITGHSPAGGCVLAVCADYRVMAEGNYIIGLNEIPVGIVVPKVIFDLYAFWIGNKTAYQYLLEGKLISPSDAKEVGLVDEVVAADKVLAHAEEKMEDYANFDGKTWSLSKTNLRGGMLEGMNMDNLDEILEPMLKQWWSPRTRSILKMIVASLTK
- a CDS encoding 4a-hydroxytetrahydrobiopterin dehydratase: MWQEKDNKLTKTFEFKDFKEAFSFMTHVAFLAEEHQHHPNWSNVYNKVEFELTTHDEGNTITEKDRKLAEAIDKI
- a CDS encoding YsnF/AvaK domain-containing protein, with the translated sequence MSNTVIGIFRTGEEAQYAVNQLTKNGIEADSIDLSARPAGKDYTYQDENHNENTITRFFENLFADDEDEKRKKMYCDVAIRNSLLTVHADSKKEAQVALNILNNSGAIDIESDYERYQKAIANNEDYSLEMYNKDRNQDYREVEEEQSAKVIEEKMHVGKRTTETGRGARLRSYMVEKPVEKNVRLRSEHVYVERSPINRPATEADFAAFQEGKVEVTEHAEKAVVSKDARVIEEVKLGKTVEEREETIKDTVRETKVEVEELVGEESRSV